From the genome of Psychroserpens ponticola, one region includes:
- a CDS encoding DUF2721 domain-containing protein — protein MNELTLTTPALLFSAISLIMLAYTNRFLAYAAVIRNLHDKYLEQMDDSLIEQIKNLKLRLNLTRWMQIFGISSLLLCVLTMFLIYIDYYTFAVWVFGLALILLILSLTLLIKEIQISAKALSLHLSDIESHLKKK, from the coding sequence ATGAACGAACTCACACTCACAACTCCAGCACTTTTGTTTTCTGCAATATCATTAATCATGTTGGCTTACACCAATCGTTTTTTAGCTTATGCTGCAGTCATTAGAAATTTACACGATAAGTATTTGGAGCAAATGGACGATTCACTCATTGAGCAAATAAAGAATCTGAAATTAAGACTAAATCTTACCCGTTGGATGCAAATTTTTGGAATTTCAAGCTTACTGCTTTGTGTTTTAACGATGTTCCTGATTTATATCGATTATTATACGTTCGCTGTTTGGGTTTTCGGATTGGCTTTAATTCTACTTATTCTGTCTTTAACATTATTGATTAAAGAAATTCAAATTTCGGCTAAAGCATTAAGTCTTCATTTAAGTGATATTGAAAGTCATTTGAAAAAGAAGTAA
- a CDS encoding DUF6090 family protein — MIKFFRHIRKNLLMENKSGKYFKYAIGEIVLVVIGILIALQINNWNQNRISKELESQYCNRLLEDVREEKVILQGLLNYSTQVVSHAKNAISVYENSPDSNPNPVDNLIDMYQASQIMDPNSAESTYRELIASGQINLIQNDRLKTALIRYYEVDWTESILFKLTNSYRKNLRGKMPDPIQTEIRSKCGDIFIKYKKGYGFEVVLPKTCEVDIDATFAQSVVDVLSKDESLKKDLRYLIGNESSKLQSINAVIVQLEDLISQLETINID; from the coding sequence ATGATAAAATTCTTCAGACATATTCGTAAAAACTTACTCATGGAAAATAAAAGTGGTAAATACTTCAAATACGCTATTGGTGAAATTGTGCTCGTAGTTATTGGTATTCTCATTGCACTTCAAATTAATAATTGGAATCAAAACCGTATTAGTAAAGAATTAGAATCTCAATATTGTAATCGACTTCTAGAAGATGTTAGGGAAGAAAAAGTAATTCTTCAAGGCCTTTTAAATTATTCAACTCAAGTTGTTAGTCATGCTAAGAATGCTATTTCAGTTTATGAGAATTCTCCAGACTCTAATCCTAATCCTGTCGATAATTTAATAGATATGTATCAGGCAAGTCAAATAATGGATCCAAATTCTGCAGAATCAACATACAGAGAATTGATCGCTTCTGGTCAAATCAATCTGATTCAAAATGACCGCTTAAAAACGGCTTTAATACGCTACTATGAAGTCGATTGGACCGAATCAATTTTGTTTAAACTAACAAATAGCTACAGAAAAAATTTAAGAGGGAAAATGCCAGATCCTATTCAGACAGAAATAAGATCAAAATGTGGTGATATCTTTATTAAATATAAAAAAGGATATGGATTTGAAGTAGTTTTACCAAAAACATGTGAGGTTGATATTGATGCTACTTTTGCTCAATCTGTTGTTGATGTTTTAAGTAAAGATGAAAGTTTAAAAAAGGATTTACGTTATTTGATTGGAAATGAATCTTCAAAATTACAAAGTATTAATGCAGTTATAGTACAACTTGAAGATCTTATATCACAATTAGAAACTATTAATATTGACTAA
- a CDS encoding DUF6090 family protein — MIKFFRHIRKNLLIENKTSKYFKYAIGEIILVVIGILIALQINNWNESRKHAIAEQEFFKSVKDDLTQDLEFINYVQSYSKPKVDAYNLLSSRCSEDYDSDKSQIDSLMSVYLFSGQRTFYPVSGAFKSSIAGNEINTYKQKKIIQNIIKLYGSNYDRLIDNGKIVDDRWSKLSETYIYSRRTSSFDKVTNEVYSKMLDDFHFHFIQLNWYNQILDDTEKEVNQLLKQL; from the coding sequence ATGATTAAATTTTTTAGACATATTCGTAAAAACTTACTCATAGAAAATAAAACATCAAAATACTTCAAATACGCCATTGGTGAAATTATCCTTGTTGTGATTGGTATTCTTATTGCATTACAAATCAATAATTGGAATGAAAGTAGAAAACATGCTATTGCAGAACAAGAGTTTTTTAAGAGTGTAAAAGATGATCTTACACAAGATCTAGAATTTATAAATTATGTGCAATCCTATTCCAAACCTAAAGTTGATGCTTATAACCTATTAAGTAGTAGGTGTTCAGAAGATTATGATAGTGATAAATCACAAATAGATTCTTTAATGTCTGTCTATCTTTTTTCTGGGCAACGTACATTTTATCCTGTTTCAGGAGCTTTTAAATCATCAATAGCAGGAAATGAAATCAATACTTACAAACAGAAAAAAATCATCCAAAATATTATAAAGCTTTATGGTTCTAATTATGATAGACTGATAGACAACGGAAAAATTGTAGATGATAGATGGAGTAAATTAAGTGAAACATATATTTATAGCAGAAGAACTTCTTCTTTTGATAAAGTAACTAACGAAGTATATAGTAAAATGTTAGACGACTTTCACTTTCATTTTATTCAGTTAAACTGGTACAATCAAATTTTAGATGACACTGAAAAAGAAGTCAATCAATTATTGAAACAATTATAA
- a CDS encoding DUF6090 family protein: MIKFFRHIRKNLLNEGKTTKYFKYAIGEIILVVIGILIALSINNWNEKRLKQEQLISIYERIVVDIDNDVQQMSQTLEYYNGVEFIFKRVISDSITPDLFDVGLSRIITGRSVNTNLNKTGVNQLKELAVKDSLSLSVIGIYDFMDRRMVHRFETRINDESIELVNIFRDNYDWYPEYMSKTIMQDNSSVALQNYFLYSTEYRYRVISNNQLIYNNYLRILKRVIPSLKKMKEDLKLIIEKTRND; encoded by the coding sequence ATGATTAAATTTTTTAGACACATTCGTAAAAACCTTCTTAATGAAGGCAAAACCACTAAATATTTCAAATACGCAATAGGAGAAATCATCCTTGTGGTTATTGGTATTTTGATAGCCCTGAGTATCAATAATTGGAATGAAAAAAGGCTCAAACAGGAGCAACTCATTTCAATTTATGAACGCATTGTCGTAGATATTGACAATGATGTTCAACAAATGTCGCAAACATTAGAGTATTACAATGGAGTAGAATTTATCTTCAAAAGAGTCATTAGCGATTCTATAACACCCGATTTATTTGACGTTGGCTTATCTAGAATAATTACAGGAAGGAGCGTAAACACAAATTTAAATAAAACAGGAGTAAATCAATTAAAAGAACTGGCTGTCAAAGATAGTTTGTCTCTAAGTGTCATAGGGATTTATGATTTTATGGATCGAAGAATGGTTCACCGTTTCGAAACAAGAATAAATGATGAATCTATTGAATTGGTGAATATTTTCAGAGATAATTACGATTGGTATCCTGAATATATGAGTAAAACCATTATGCAAGATAACAGCAGTGTAGCATTACAAAACTATTTTCTTTATAGTACTGAATATAGATATCGTGTGATAAGTAACAACCAATTAATATATAATAATTATTTAAGGATACTTAAACGTGTAATTCCTAGTCTTAAAAAAATGAAAGAAGATTTAAAACTAATTATAGAAAAAACTCGAAATGATTAA
- the lpdA gene encoding dihydrolipoyl dehydrogenase, which translates to MKSYDVAIIGSGPGGYVAAIRCAQLGMKTAIIEKYSTLGGTCLNVGCIPSKAMLSSSHHYEEATKHFEEHGIEIPGDIKVNLEKMIARKQAVVDQTTGGIDFLMKKNNIDVYEGLGSFKDATHIKIDGKDAGEIEAKNIIVATGSKPSNLPFITLDKERVITSTEALELKEIPKHMIVIGGGVIGLELGQVYRRLGAEVTVIEFMDRILPTMDAGLSKELNKVFKKAKCKMMMSHKVQSVERNGDEVVVKAENKKGEVVEFKGDYCLVSVGRRPYTDGLNVDAAGLKLTDRGQIEVNEHLQTNVSNIYAIGDVVKGAMLAHKAEEEGTFVAETLAGQKPHIDYNLIPGVVYTWPEVAAVGKTEEELKDAGVEYKVGQFPFRALGRARASGDLDGFVKILADKTTDEVLGVHMIGARCADLIAEAVVAMEYRASAEDISRMSHAHPTFAEAIKEAALAATEDRALHV; encoded by the coding sequence ATGAAATCTTACGATGTAGCAATAATAGGTTCTGGTCCTGGTGGATATGTAGCAGCAATTCGTTGTGCACAACTAGGTATGAAAACAGCAATAATCGAAAAGTATTCTACACTTGGTGGTACGTGCTTAAACGTTGGTTGTATTCCAAGTAAAGCCATGTTGTCCTCTTCTCACCATTATGAAGAAGCGACTAAACATTTTGAAGAACATGGTATTGAAATTCCTGGAGACATCAAAGTAAATTTAGAAAAAATGATTGCTCGTAAACAAGCTGTTGTTGATCAAACTACTGGTGGAATTGATTTCTTAATGAAGAAAAATAATATAGATGTTTATGAAGGCTTAGGAAGCTTTAAAGATGCAACGCATATTAAGATAGACGGAAAAGATGCTGGTGAAATTGAAGCAAAAAATATTATCGTTGCTACAGGTTCAAAACCATCAAATTTACCGTTTATTACATTAGATAAAGAACGTGTGATTACATCTACTGAAGCCTTAGAACTTAAAGAAATTCCAAAACACATGATTGTGATTGGAGGTGGCGTTATTGGTTTAGAACTCGGACAAGTGTACAGGCGTTTAGGAGCCGAAGTAACTGTGATTGAGTTTATGGATAGAATTCTTCCAACAATGGATGCTGGACTATCTAAAGAACTAAATAAAGTCTTTAAAAAGGCAAAATGTAAAATGATGATGTCTCACAAAGTGCAGTCTGTTGAACGCAATGGAGATGAGGTTGTTGTAAAAGCTGAAAACAAAAAAGGTGAAGTAGTCGAGTTTAAAGGTGATTATTGTTTAGTGTCTGTTGGACGTCGTCCTTATACAGATGGTTTAAACGTTGATGCTGCTGGACTTAAACTTACAGATAGAGGACAAATTGAAGTTAACGAGCATTTACAAACTAATGTGAGTAATATTTACGCTATTGGTGATGTTGTAAAAGGTGCAATGTTGGCTCATAAAGCTGAAGAAGAAGGTACTTTTGTTGCTGAAACTTTAGCAGGACAAAAACCACATATCGATTATAATTTAATTCCAGGTGTTGTGTATACATGGCCTGAAGTTGCTGCTGTAGGAAAAACAGAAGAGGAATTAAAAGATGCTGGTGTTGAGTATAAAGTTGGACAATTTCCATTTAGAGCTTTAGGAAGAGCAAGAGCAAGTGGAGATCTTGACGGATTTGTAAAAATATTAGCCGATAAAACTACAGATGAAGTTTTAGGTGTTCATATGATTGGTGCACGTTGTGCAGATTTAATTGCTGAAGCTGTAGTTGCTATGGAATACAGAGCATCTGCTGAAGATATTTCTCGTATGTCTCATGCGCATCCAACATTTGCTGAAGCTATAAAAGAAGCGGCTTTAGCTGCAACCGAAGATAGAGCACTTCACGTTTAA
- a CDS encoding LuxR C-terminal-related transcriptional regulator, which yields MKYHRIKDYYKSIFESFEKPLLEEHIKKIIEFDKFLPYSSTFFCVTNTQDLTFEYISKNFNACLGLDPLEMKASGMRYFWTRIHPDDIKGWLSALDHLMEFTLQNIPEEDRERANYTWNFRFQNKAGDYVNIVQNTTPLAFDSEGKPIIGLAHYTVLDPSIKMEITASAKLLNAQNEYETIYYSNFNQKLLHDGISNRERDVIRLLLLDYSSKLISEKLNISPHTVDTHRRNILKKLNVSSTGELVGMLKMNQHFL from the coding sequence ATGAAATACCATCGAATTAAAGACTATTATAAGTCTATTTTTGAATCCTTCGAAAAGCCTTTACTTGAAGAACATATTAAGAAAATTATTGAGTTTGATAAGTTTTTGCCTTATAGTTCTACTTTTTTCTGTGTCACCAATACTCAAGATTTAACTTTCGAATACATTAGTAAAAACTTTAATGCGTGTTTGGGTTTAGACCCTCTCGAAATGAAAGCAAGTGGTATGCGTTATTTTTGGACAAGAATACATCCAGATGATATTAAAGGTTGGCTATCTGCACTAGATCACTTGATGGAGTTTACACTTCAAAATATTCCAGAAGAAGATAGAGAACGAGCTAATTATACTTGGAATTTTAGATTCCAAAATAAAGCTGGAGACTATGTTAATATAGTTCAAAATACGACACCTTTAGCATTTGATTCTGAAGGAAAACCCATTATTGGATTGGCACATTATACGGTGTTAGATCCAAGTATTAAAATGGAGATTACTGCATCTGCAAAATTGTTGAATGCTCAAAATGAATACGAAACCATTTATTATAGTAATTTTAATCAAAAACTATTACATGATGGAATTAGTAATAGAGAGCGTGATGTAATTAGATTGCTTTTATTAGATTATTCTAGTAAACTCATATCAGAAAAATTAAATATAAGTCCGCATACTGTCGATACGCACAGAAGAAACATTCTCAAAAAACTCAATGTGTCTTCAACAGGAGAACTTGTAGGAATGCTCAAAATGAATCAGCATTTTTTATGA
- a CDS encoding CPBP family intramembrane glutamic endopeptidase: protein MQTTTYKLIELFIIFIIIPVSFAIEYAIWVKMFIAVLGFIYILFVLLRVEKNRFKIAPNLSWKHFFKRVAAQLIGIAILTILYMWFVDKENLFVVMLNKPLKWLAFLFLYSFLSVYPQELIYRTFFFQRYKKLFSNESVFIFFNAVLFSLAHIFFRSSLVLFMTFLGGILFALTFKKTKSTLLVSIEHAIYGCWLFTVGMGSMLGFPS from the coding sequence ATGCAAACAACTACATATAAGCTTATAGAATTATTCATTATTTTTATTATAATACCAGTTAGTTTCGCAATAGAATATGCCATTTGGGTAAAGATGTTTATTGCGGTTTTAGGATTTATATACATATTGTTTGTTCTTTTAAGAGTTGAAAAAAACAGATTTAAAATAGCTCCTAATTTAAGTTGGAAACACTTTTTTAAACGCGTTGCAGCTCAGTTAATTGGAATCGCAATTCTCACGATATTATACATGTGGTTTGTAGATAAAGAAAATCTATTTGTAGTGATGTTGAACAAACCTTTAAAATGGCTAGCTTTTTTATTTCTTTATAGTTTTCTTTCTGTTTATCCACAAGAACTTATTTACAGAACATTCTTTTTTCAACGTTATAAAAAACTATTTAGTAATGAATCTGTATTCATATTTTTCAATGCTGTTTTATTTTCATTAGCTCATATTTTTTTCAGAAGCAGTTTGGTGCTTTTTATGACGTTTTTAGGAGGCATCTTATTTGCTCTAACATTTAAAAAAACAAAATCTACACTTTTAGTATCCATAGAACATGCTATTTATGGTTGTTGGTTATTTACCGTTGGAATGGGAAGTATGTTAGGTTTTCCTAGTTGA
- a CDS encoding Lrp/AsnC family transcriptional regulator, translating to MILLDHIDKKLVQFLQEDSKQTNKELSNKLSLSVTAVYERIKKLEREGVISKYVALINKREVDKAFVTFCSIKLVQHSKDYVMKFEREVTKLDEVMECYHISGDYDYLLKVIVADMDEFREFMVKKLTTISHIGSTHSAFMINEVKHTTAIKV from the coding sequence ATGATACTTTTAGATCACATTGATAAAAAACTAGTGCAATTCTTGCAAGAGGATAGTAAACAAACCAATAAAGAGTTATCTAATAAATTGAGCCTTTCTGTAACAGCAGTATATGAACGTATTAAAAAATTAGAACGTGAAGGTGTTATTTCTAAATATGTTGCGTTAATTAATAAGCGAGAAGTAGATAAGGCTTTCGTTACTTTTTGCAGTATAAAATTGGTACAACATTCTAAAGATTATGTCATGAAATTTGAACGAGAAGTAACCAAATTAGATGAAGTTATGGAATGCTACCATATTAGTGGAGATTATGATTATCTTCTTAAAGTTATTGTTGCAGATATGGATGAATTTCGTGAATTTATGGTTAAGAAATTAACAACGATAAGCCATATTGGCAGCACTCATAGCGCTTTTATGATTAATGAAGTAAAACATACAACAGCTATTAAAGTATAA
- a CDS encoding flavin-containing monooxygenase, translating into MKDFIIIGAGQAGLSMAYHLTQLKKDFIIVDANSETGAPWLKRWDSLKLFTPTEFNHLPGMDFPKEKGYYPDKYEVASYLKSYVEKFKIPITFNQKITGLKKEDDYFVLKSKSETFKAKNVVAATGPFHKPFTPSFHTKISKDVIQIHSEHYKNPEQLQDGDTLVVGAGDSGVQILNEISNTNRKVYFSGDTNITSIPQEILGKTLWWWFKKIGFLSVSKFSYIGKKLSKGGQPIIGTDVKSLLKKENVICVGRTLDANNTELHFEEGVFKNIKNIVWATGFKPNFEWIKGVTLNDYKYPKNYRGVSNLEGLYFLGLPWLYTRGSATLGGVKKDAKFLSNYIEKLEEKPTYSKITLKKQFV; encoded by the coding sequence ATGAAGGACTTTATAATTATTGGAGCTGGACAAGCAGGATTATCAATGGCTTACCATCTTACTCAATTAAAAAAAGATTTTATTATTGTTGATGCAAATAGTGAAACTGGTGCACCTTGGCTTAAACGTTGGGATTCACTAAAGTTATTTACACCAACAGAATTCAACCATTTACCAGGAATGGATTTCCCGAAAGAAAAAGGATACTATCCAGATAAATATGAAGTTGCGTCCTATTTGAAATCTTATGTTGAAAAATTCAAAATCCCAATTACGTTCAATCAAAAAATCACAGGTCTAAAAAAGGAAGATGATTATTTTGTTCTAAAAAGCAAATCCGAAACCTTTAAAGCAAAAAATGTAGTCGCTGCAACTGGTCCATTTCACAAACCTTTTACGCCTTCATTTCATACTAAAATTTCAAAGGACGTTATTCAAATTCATAGTGAGCATTATAAAAACCCAGAACAACTTCAAGATGGAGACACCTTAGTTGTTGGTGCTGGAGATTCTGGAGTTCAAATTCTTAATGAAATTTCAAATACTAATCGCAAGGTTTATTTCTCAGGAGATACTAATATCACTTCAATTCCTCAAGAAATACTAGGAAAAACATTGTGGTGGTGGTTTAAAAAAATCGGTTTCCTATCTGTTAGTAAGTTTTCATATATCGGTAAAAAACTAAGTAAAGGCGGACAACCAATTATTGGAACAGATGTTAAATCACTTCTAAAAAAAGAAAATGTGATTTGCGTTGGTAGAACTTTAGATGCAAATAACACTGAACTACACTTTGAAGAAGGGGTTTTCAAAAACATAAAAAATATTGTTTGGGCTACAGGCTTTAAACCCAACTTTGAATGGATTAAAGGCGTCACCTTAAATGACTACAAATATCCAAAAAATTATAGAGGCGTTAGCAATCTTGAAGGACTATACTTTTTAGGACTTCCTTGGTTATACACAAGAGGTTCTGCTACTTTAGGTGGAGTAAAAAAGGATGCTAAATTTTTAAGTAATTACATTGAAAAATTAGAAGAAAAACCAACGTACTCTAAAATTACATTAAAAAAACAGTTTGTCTAA
- a CDS encoding trans-sulfuration enzyme family protein, with translation MKKSYQGIEQKRTQGDIWFNDLKRKRSQGPTLSTNRYENCKESTKSIHAGQYDDPVTGALGTPIFQCSTFYLNEASYEAIEEGRGRDEMIYTRYGNPSQWSVQEKLSALENAESSIVFSSGMAAISTAILGMLDKGSHVVSSRDIYGGTYNFLYEDLDKFGMSVTFTSPTDIKEIEAAIQDNTKILYFEALTNPLLKITPIEAIVALGKKYNLRVIIDNTFLTPYNVKPLDLGVDLVVNSATKYLNGHSDLIGGTVSGSRKLVDRLWPQLLKNGGSMDPHACFLLERSLKTFALRMRTHNSNAMTLATYLENHTNIKKVYYPGLASYDQYELAKLQLKGKNSGMISFEIEGGDNNAHALLKLLKLPKEATSLGGVESLISLPYNTSQASLTKEQQKAIGINDGLVRLSVGVEDIEDLISDFEHALHSIFKKQPNYA, from the coding sequence ATGAAAAAAAGTTATCAAGGTATTGAACAAAAAAGAACCCAAGGCGACATTTGGTTTAACGATCTTAAACGCAAACGGTCTCAAGGACCTACTTTAAGTACAAATAGATATGAGAATTGCAAGGAATCTACTAAATCTATTCATGCTGGTCAATACGACGATCCTGTTACTGGAGCACTTGGAACTCCAATTTTTCAATGCTCTACGTTTTACTTAAATGAAGCGTCTTACGAAGCTATTGAAGAAGGTCGAGGACGTGACGAAATGATTTATACACGTTATGGAAATCCATCACAATGGAGTGTTCAAGAGAAATTATCTGCTTTAGAAAATGCCGAAAGCTCTATTGTCTTTTCTTCAGGAATGGCAGCAATTTCGACAGCAATTCTGGGCATGTTAGATAAAGGAAGTCACGTGGTTTCATCTAGAGATATTTATGGCGGAACTTATAATTTTTTATATGAAGATTTAGATAAATTCGGAATGTCTGTCACCTTCACTTCTCCTACAGACATTAAAGAGATTGAAGCTGCTATTCAAGACAATACCAAAATACTATACTTTGAAGCTTTAACAAATCCTCTATTAAAAATCACACCTATTGAAGCGATTGTCGCTTTAGGAAAAAAGTACAATTTAAGAGTCATTATAGACAACACATTCTTAACACCTTATAATGTAAAACCTTTAGATTTAGGTGTCGATTTAGTTGTAAATTCTGCTACTAAGTATTTAAATGGTCATTCAGACTTAATTGGAGGAACCGTTTCAGGATCTAGAAAACTAGTAGATCGTTTGTGGCCACAACTACTAAAAAACGGAGGTTCAATGGATCCTCACGCTTGTTTTTTATTAGAACGAAGCTTAAAAACATTCGCTTTACGTATGCGAACTCACAATTCTAATGCGATGACATTAGCAACGTATTTAGAAAACCATACAAACATCAAAAAGGTATACTATCCAGGTTTAGCATCTTATGATCAATATGAATTAGCAAAACTTCAATTAAAAGGAAAAAACTCAGGAATGATTAGTTTTGAAATTGAAGGTGGTGACAACAATGCTCATGCACTTTTAAAACTTTTAAAATTACCTAAAGAAGCCACAAGCCTTGGTGGTGTTGAAAGTTTGATCTCGCTGCCATACAACACATCGCAAGCATCACTAACTAAAGAACAACAAAAAGCAATTGGTATTAACGACGGACTTGTACGTCTTTCGGTTGGTGTTGAAGATATTGAAGATTTAATATCAGATTTTGAACACGCATTACATTCCATATTTAAAAAACAACCTAATTATGCTTAA
- a CDS encoding OsmC family protein, with protein sequence MLNNINIAGLSEYANEVKENTIQGKASYGVKLNWESGTKTTVSTKNMILGEHKLIRDFQFTIDEPNQLLGINCAPNPAEYMLGGMAGCMAVTFMAGATAMNIEINQLQLDIDGQLDLQAFLGLNPDVNPGFPELKFIFHVNGNGTLEQYQKLMERVTMHSPNYNTIKNEVKLIGELKS encoded by the coding sequence ATGCTTAATAATATAAATATTGCAGGTCTAAGCGAATATGCAAACGAAGTCAAAGAAAATACTATTCAAGGGAAAGCTTCATATGGTGTAAAACTCAATTGGGAAAGCGGAACAAAAACTACAGTATCTACAAAAAACATGATACTTGGTGAGCACAAATTGATTCGCGATTTTCAATTTACTATTGATGAGCCAAATCAATTACTTGGTATAAACTGTGCTCCAAATCCTGCTGAATACATGCTAGGTGGAATGGCTGGCTGCATGGCTGTGACATTTATGGCAGGTGCAACTGCAATGAATATTGAAATTAATCAATTGCAACTTGACATTGATGGACAATTAGATTTGCAAGCTTTTTTAGGGCTAAATCCAGATGTGAATCCTGGTTTTCCTGAATTAAAATTCATTTTTCATGTGAATGGAAATGGAACACTAGAACAATATCAAAAACTCATGGAACGAGTCACAATGCATTCTCCTAACTATAATACAATAAAAAATGAAGTAAAATTAATTGGTGAGTTAAAAAGTTAA
- a CDS encoding metal-dependent hydrolase, translating to MDSLTQIVLGAACGEAVLGKKIGNKALLFGAIGGTIPDLDVLVGRWIFNNEIDIMAFHRGFMHSILFSVIAAFVFGWLIFKLYNSGKRKDSTTQKNWMWLFFWCLFTHPILDCFTPYGTQLFAPFSNYRVAINNISVVDPLYTIPFLICMIVLMFFNRKTTRRHLWLKLGVGISSVYMAFTLVNKVYINSVYKASLVEAGINYNRFQTQPSILNNVLWYGVAETDSSYQVGFYSLFDASNRVELWNELPKNHDLAPNSNGDIKTLAWFSNGYYNLIKNEGDTLRYNDLRYPSFDEKNPNNAVFSFTIKKEGERWNALPFDGKPPSSENLNYFWNRIKGH from the coding sequence ATGGATTCATTAACTCAAATTGTTTTAGGAGCTGCTTGTGGAGAAGCTGTTCTAGGAAAGAAAATCGGAAATAAAGCCTTGCTTTTTGGAGCAATTGGTGGTACAATTCCCGATTTAGATGTTTTAGTTGGACGATGGATTTTCAATAACGAAATAGATATTATGGCCTTTCATAGAGGTTTTATGCATTCTATTTTGTTTTCAGTTATTGCAGCGTTTGTATTCGGATGGCTCATTTTTAAATTATACAATTCAGGAAAACGGAAAGATTCAACAACTCAAAAAAATTGGATGTGGCTATTTTTTTGGTGTTTGTTTACGCATCCTATTTTAGATTGTTTTACACCTTATGGCACACAATTATTTGCACCTTTTTCAAATTATCGTGTTGCTATCAATAACATTTCAGTAGTAGATCCTTTGTACACGATTCCGTTTTTAATATGTATGATTGTGCTAATGTTTTTCAATAGAAAAACGACAAGACGTCATTTATGGTTAAAACTTGGTGTTGGAATCAGTTCTGTTTATATGGCTTTTACCTTAGTGAATAAAGTATATATCAATTCAGTTTATAAAGCATCTTTAGTAGAAGCTGGAATTAATTACAACAGGTTTCAGACTCAGCCATCCATTTTAAATAATGTGTTATGGTATGGAGTTGCTGAAACAGATAGCAGTTATCAAGTCGGATTTTATTCATTATTTGATGCCTCAAATAGAGTAGAACTTTGGAATGAATTGCCTAAGAATCACGATTTAGCACCAAATTCTAATGGTGATATAAAAACCTTAGCGTGGTTTAGTAATGGGTATTATAATTTAATCAAAAATGAAGGTGATACTTTACGTTATAACGATTTACGTTACCCTTCGTTTGATGAAAAAAATCCAAATAATGCTGTATTTAGTTTTACTATTAAGAAAGAAGGAGAGCGATGGAATGCGCTTCCTTTTGATGGAAAGCCACCTTCTAGTGAAAATTTAAATTATTTCTGGAATAGAATTAAAGGACATTAA